In Emys orbicularis isolate rEmyOrb1 chromosome 12, rEmyOrb1.hap1, whole genome shotgun sequence, one genomic interval encodes:
- the LOC135886054 gene encoding olfactory receptor 10A7-like codes for MVNREQGNQTSVTEFILLGFKNIPELQTLLFLLLLVIYIVTMAGNILIVMVVVADQHLHTPMYFFLVNLSCFEICCTSTILPRMLASLLTGNRTISVRNCFLQYNFFAFMVVAECYLLSVMSYDRYLAICKPLRYAALMNGKVCAMLAAASWVSGFLASTIITSMMSQFIFCGPNEIDHFFCDFNPIIKLSCRDTHLVELTVLILASIFTLSPFLTLTSYVYIILSILRIPSNTGRQKAFSTCSSHLIVVTIFYGTIIIVYLLPKTNTLKALNKVFSVFYTVLTPLVNPLIYSLRNREVKQALQKAVNTFVVFTRLEIVLPACSTLERKWGKRTHLETF; via the coding sequence ATGGTGAATAGAGAACAGGGAAATCAAACATCCGTCACAgagttcatcctcctgggattcaaAAATATCCCTGAATTACAgactcttctcttcctgctccttctagtgatctacattgtgaccaTGGCCGGGAACATCCTCATTGTTATggtagttgtggctgatcagcaccttcacacccccatgtacttcttcctggtgaatttgtcctgctttgagatctgctgcacctccaccatcctgcccaggatgctggccagtctcctgactgggaaCAGAACCATCTCCGTCAGAAACTGCTTCTTGCAATATAATTTCTTTGCTTTCATGGTAGTTGCTGAGTGTTATCTTTTATCtgtgatgtcttatgatcggtatttagcaatCTGCAAACCACTGCGTTATGCAGCCCTTATGAACGGCAAGGTCTGTGCCATGCTAGCAGCTGCTTCTTGGGTAAGTGGGTTTCTGGCTAGCACCATAATCACCTCCATGATGTCCCAATTCATTTTCTGTGGCccgaatgaaattgaccatttcttttgtgatttcaacCCAATAATAAAACTGTCCTGCCGTGACACCCATCTGGTTGAACTCACAGTCCTCATTCTGGCTTCAATATTCACCCTGTCCCCATTTCTTACCCTGACGTCCTATGTTTATATCATCCTCAgtatcctgagaatcccttccaacACCGgcaggcaaaaggccttttccacctgctcctcgcACCTCATcgtggtgacaattttctatgggacCATAATTATTGTGTATCTGCTCCCCAAAACCAACACACTGAAAGCCCTGAACAAAGTGTTCTCAGTTTTCTACACTGTTCTGACCCCCCTGGTCAATCcgctcatctacagcctgagaaacagagaggtcaagcAGGCCCTGCAAAAAGCTGTCAATACATTTGTAGTTTTCACAAGACTTGAGATAGTCCTACCTGCTTGTTCCACCTTGGAGAGAAAATGGGGGAAGAGAACACATTTggaaacattttaa